The Deinococcus wulumuqiensis R12 genome has a window encoding:
- a CDS encoding DUF5693 family protein encodes MTDSVRSSAPAAPTGSGGPGLVPPPNWHPRTPLLLGLVFLSLIPALILTFQRVQFEQSRKVTALVMDYPALVIQARRYGLEPQALLDRYKALGVNGIALYEDTIASLQQRGEVLLKNGYDLADQFPGAPVRPNAVYMRSVVPGVAEALPARYTMPTRTVTVGGKAWIEWPTDPSYLPAGPNRAQVAEFQRQGMVLVYRPYNDEARPIAQVGTDWPDVPFVAFTDDAVIGARTPELLEQVDRAMGKRIPAVIEGNIQDGLEDLVLSHGGVRLFALAPSWQNQLTPEEIASKYNLAARERSQQLLYLRPFPTINETGDMLTRLQGLLNNSGIKVGLPVTTTFEPNPLLRWLSVVGPLSALLLAGLSLPLRRLGLLGAAGTLLLCLGLNYATPLAGFALVAAVTFPALGLLLRRSRVTDWFIATGLSLVGVVFVSALGATPDSMLGLHPFRGVGLTLLLPLAMVAASFLPKQDIRKTVSDVYNAPIKLGDIAVMGLGLALLGLVFSRRGNATGGSVTEFEASLRQNVQDSMVRPRFKEVAAHPLAILGLSGKLPGYFSALMLLGGAMGQASILNTFSHFHTPFLISAIRCFLGLGLGLLIGLGLVWAFGKVLELWNAHGEPRRVRA; translated from the coding sequence GTGACCGATTCTGTTCGCTCCTCTGCCCCGGCCGCGCCGACCGGCTCCGGTGGGCCGGGTCTGGTGCCGCCCCCCAACTGGCACCCCCGCACGCCGCTGCTGCTGGGGCTGGTGTTTCTCTCGCTGATTCCGGCGCTGATTCTGACCTTTCAGCGCGTGCAGTTCGAGCAGTCGCGCAAGGTCACGGCCCTGGTGATGGACTACCCGGCGCTGGTCATTCAGGCGCGGCGCTACGGCCTGGAGCCGCAGGCACTGCTCGACAGGTACAAGGCGCTGGGCGTCAACGGCATCGCCCTGTACGAAGACACCATCGCCAGCTTGCAGCAGCGCGGCGAAGTGCTGCTGAAAAACGGCTACGACCTCGCCGACCAGTTTCCCGGCGCCCCGGTGAGGCCCAACGCCGTGTACATGCGTTCGGTGGTGCCCGGCGTGGCCGAGGCGCTGCCTGCCCGCTACACCATGCCCACCAGAACGGTCACGGTGGGCGGCAAAGCCTGGATCGAGTGGCCCACCGACCCCAGCTACCTGCCCGCCGGTCCCAACCGGGCGCAGGTGGCCGAGTTCCAGCGGCAGGGCATGGTCCTCGTCTACCGCCCCTACAACGACGAGGCGCGGCCCATTGCCCAGGTCGGCACCGACTGGCCCGACGTGCCTTTCGTCGCCTTTACCGACGACGCGGTCATCGGGGCACGCACCCCCGAACTGCTCGAACAGGTGGACCGGGCGATGGGCAAGCGCATTCCGGCGGTCATCGAGGGCAACATTCAGGACGGCCTGGAAGACCTCGTGCTCTCGCACGGCGGCGTGCGTCTCTTTGCGCTGGCCCCGAGCTGGCAAAACCAGTTGACCCCCGAGGAAATCGCCAGCAAGTACAACCTCGCCGCCCGCGAGCGCAGCCAGCAACTGCTGTACCTGCGCCCCTTTCCCACCATCAACGAAACGGGCGACATGCTGACCCGCCTTCAGGGGCTGCTGAACAATTCCGGCATCAAGGTCGGCCTGCCCGTGACCACCACCTTCGAGCCGAATCCGCTGCTGCGCTGGCTGAGCGTGGTCGGGCCGCTCTCGGCGCTGCTGCTCGCGGGCCTGAGCCTGCCCCTGCGCCGCCTGGGGCTGCTGGGGGCGGCGGGTACGCTGCTGCTGTGCCTGGGCCTGAACTACGCCACGCCGCTGGCGGGCTTCGCGCTGGTCGCCGCCGTGACCTTCCCGGCGCTGGGGCTGCTGCTGCGGCGCTCGCGCGTCACCGACTGGTTTATCGCCACGGGCCTGAGTCTGGTGGGCGTGGTCTTCGTCTCGGCGCTGGGGGCCACCCCGGACTCCATGCTGGGGCTGCACCCCTTCCGGGGCGTGGGCCTGACCCTGCTGCTGCCGCTGGCGATGGTGGCGGCGAGCTTCCTGCCCAAACAGGACATCCGCAAAACGGTCAGCGACGTGTACAACGCGCCCATCAAGCTCGGTGACATCGCCGTGATGGGCCTGGGGCTGGCGCTGCTGGGGCTGGTGTTCTCGCGCCGGGGCAACGCGACGGGCGGCAGCGTGACCGAGTTCGAGGCCAGCCTGCGCCAGAACGTGCAGGACTCGATGGTCCGCCCGCGCTTCAAGGAAGTCGCCGCGCACCCGCTCGCCATTCTGGGTCTGAGCGGCAAGCTGCCCGGTTACTTCAGCGCCCTGATGCTGCTCGGCGGCGCGATGGGGCAGGCGAGCATCCTCAACACCTTTTCGCACTTCCACACGCCGTTTCTGATTTCGGCCATTCGCTGTTTCCTGGGGCTGGGCCTGGGCCTGCTCATCGGTCTGGGGCTGGTGTGGGCCTTCGGCAAGGTGCTGGAGCTGTGGAACGCGCATGGCGAGCCGCGCCGGGTTCGGGCATGA
- the udk gene encoding uridine kinase — MSGPGTPFVIGVAGGSGSGKTTVTRRVIETVGTGGVAVLNQDNYYRDQSDIPLQSRLHTNYDHPAAFDWALLREQLGALLAGVPIEMPEYDFTQHTRADHTTRVLPGRVVVLEGFFALYDEEIRSRMGLKVFVDADADVRFIRRLLRDTQERGRTPESVIEQYLGFVRPMHLSFVEPTKRYADVIIPHGGMNEPALEMLAARIRVMAQRE, encoded by the coding sequence GTGAGCGGTCCCGGAACACCCTTCGTCATCGGGGTGGCGGGCGGCTCGGGGTCGGGCAAGACCACCGTGACCCGCCGGGTCATCGAAACCGTGGGCACGGGGGGCGTGGCGGTCCTCAACCAGGACAACTACTACCGCGACCAGTCCGATATCCCCCTCCAGTCGCGGCTGCACACCAACTATGACCACCCCGCCGCCTTCGACTGGGCGCTGCTGCGCGAGCAACTCGGCGCGCTGCTGGCCGGGGTGCCCATCGAGATGCCCGAGTACGACTTTACCCAGCACACCCGCGCCGACCACACCACCCGCGTGCTGCCGGGGCGCGTGGTGGTTCTCGAGGGCTTTTTTGCCCTGTACGACGAAGAAATTCGCTCTCGCATGGGCCTGAAGGTGTTCGTGGACGCCGACGCCGACGTGCGCTTTATCCGCCGCCTGCTGCGTGACACCCAGGAGCGCGGGCGCACACCCGAGAGCGTCATCGAGCAGTACCTCGGCTTCGTGCGGCCCATGCACCTGAGTTTCGTCGAGCCGACCAAGCGCTACGCCGACGTGATTATCCCGCACGGCGGCATGAACGAACCCGCGCTGGAGATGCTCGCCGCCCGCATCCGGGTGATGGCGCAGCGCGAGTAG
- the ribD gene encoding bifunctional diaminohydroxyphosphoribosylaminopyrimidine deaminase/5-amino-6-(5-phosphoribosylamino)uracil reductase RibD, with amino-acid sequence MNDSEYMALALAEAQKGVGRTSPNPPVGCVIVRDGEVVGRGFHPKAGEAHAEVFALREAGERARGATAYVTLEPCSHFGRTPPCADALIAAGVARVVVAAGDPNPQVNGRGLQKLRAAGITVETGVLETEAEAQQAGFRSLVTRGRPHVVYKYAMTLDGKVAALNEGNGPVSGPEARARVMAWRNECDAIAVGARTALLDDPQLNVRGLEGGRDPRPVLFDPEGHVPPTARAIREGTVLVLREGRAAPLEGDPRVTVLRAHSLPHALEQLAGLGISTLLLEGGPTLASAFFEAGLIDELRVFVAPKLLGAGLSPLLSPVRSMHAAQGLAVRSVDVLGNDVLIVADGRWQKAEGESSYTDSA; translated from the coding sequence ATGAACGATTCGGAATACATGGCCCTGGCGCTGGCCGAAGCGCAAAAGGGCGTAGGCCGCACCAGCCCCAACCCGCCCGTCGGTTGCGTCATCGTCCGCGACGGTGAAGTGGTGGGGCGCGGCTTTCACCCGAAGGCCGGAGAAGCCCACGCCGAGGTCTTCGCGCTGCGCGAGGCGGGCGAGCGGGCCAGGGGCGCCACCGCTTACGTGACCCTGGAACCGTGCAGCCACTTCGGGCGCACGCCCCCCTGCGCCGACGCCCTGATTGCGGCGGGGGTGGCCCGCGTGGTGGTGGCGGCGGGCGACCCCAACCCGCAGGTGAACGGGCGCGGACTGCAAAAGCTGCGGGCGGCGGGCATCACCGTGGAAACGGGCGTGCTGGAAACCGAAGCCGAGGCGCAGCAGGCCGGGTTTCGTTCGCTGGTCACGCGGGGCCGTCCCCACGTCGTCTACAAGTACGCGATGACGCTGGACGGCAAGGTCGCCGCCCTGAACGAGGGCAACGGCCCGGTGAGTGGCCCCGAAGCCCGCGCCCGCGTGATGGCGTGGCGGAACGAATGCGACGCCATCGCGGTGGGCGCCCGCACCGCCCTGCTCGACGACCCGCAGCTCAACGTGCGCGGTCTGGAAGGTGGACGCGACCCCCGCCCGGTGCTGTTCGACCCCGAAGGCCACGTTCCCCCCACCGCCCGCGCCATCCGCGAGGGCACCGTGCTGGTGCTGCGCGAGGGCCGCGCCGCGCCGCTGGAAGGTGACCCGCGCGTGACCGTCCTCCGCGCCCACTCGCTGCCGCACGCGCTGGAACAACTCGCCGGGCTGGGCATTTCGACCCTGCTGCTCGAAGGTGGCCCCACCCTCGCCAGTGCCTTTTTCGAGGCGGGTTTGATCGACGAACTGCGCGTCTTTGTCGCCCCCAAACTCCTCGGCGCGGGCCTCTCGCCGCTGCTGTCGCCTGTGCGGAGCATGCACGCGGCGCAGGGACTGGCCGTGCGGAGCGTGGACGTGCTGGGGAACGACGTTTTGATTGTTGCGGATGGCCGATGGCAGAAGGCAGAAGGCGAAAGCTCTTATACGGATTCCGCTTAA
- the ribH gene encoding 6,7-dimethyl-8-ribityllumazine synthase, protein MQRIEATLLAHDLNFAIVSTRWNHLIVDRLVEGAELAFVQHGGKTENLDHYLVPGSYEVPLVARKLAESGKYDAVVCLGAVIKGDTDHYDFVAGGAANGILNTSLHTGVPVAFGVLTTDTVEQALNRAGIKAGNKGAEAVLAMIETANLLRQIGHPNKSGAEQA, encoded by the coding sequence ATGCAAAGAATCGAAGCCACCCTTCTCGCCCACGACCTCAACTTCGCCATCGTCTCGACCCGCTGGAACCACCTCATCGTGGACCGACTGGTGGAAGGGGCCGAACTCGCCTTCGTGCAGCACGGGGGCAAAACCGAGAATCTCGACCATTACCTCGTTCCCGGCTCCTACGAAGTGCCTCTGGTTGCCCGCAAACTCGCCGAGTCGGGCAAGTACGACGCCGTGGTGTGCCTGGGGGCCGTCATCAAGGGCGACACTGACCACTACGACTTCGTGGCGGGCGGCGCGGCCAACGGCATTCTGAACACGTCGCTGCACACCGGCGTGCCCGTGGCGTTCGGCGTGCTGACCACCGATACGGTGGAGCAGGCCCTGAACCGCGCCGGCATCAAGGCAGGCAACAAGGGCGCGGAGGCGGTGCTGGCGATGATCGAAACTGCCAACCTGCTGCGGCAGATCGGGCACCCAAATAAATCGGGCGCTGAGCAGGCATAA
- a CDS encoding bifunctional 3,4-dihydroxy-2-butanone-4-phosphate synthase/GTP cyclohydrolase II encodes MSDSINHRPSTINLSDIPTLLAELRAGRPVILVDDEGRENEGDLLMPAATATPQWVNFMAREGRGLICVTLTPERAERLNLHPMVGSSTDPNGTAFTVSVDHKTNSTGISAYDRAATIAALLDDTAQPADFRRPGHIFPLVARPGGVLRRAGHTEAGCDLARLAGFAPVGVICEIMGDDGEMSRLPDLLAFGEKHGLKVGSIEALIAYRMEHDPFMEQVAQAQLPTRFGDFRIVGFQDTLSGAEHVALVMGDVTPEPLLVRVHSECLTGDAFHSLKCDCGPQLDAAMEAIAAEGRGAVIYLRQEGRGIGLLNKIRAYALQDGGADTVEANERLGLPVDARDFGIGAQMLHLLGAQKLRILTNNPRKLHSLSGFGLEVVERVPLHVGEDPHNAGYLKTKREKLGHL; translated from the coding sequence ATGAGCGACTCCATCAACCATCGACCATCAACCATCAACCTCTCCGACATTCCTACCCTCCTTGCCGAACTCCGCGCGGGCCGCCCGGTCATCCTCGTGGACGACGAAGGGCGCGAGAACGAGGGCGACCTGCTGATGCCTGCCGCGACCGCCACGCCGCAGTGGGTCAACTTCATGGCGCGGGAGGGCCGGGGGCTGATTTGCGTGACGCTGACCCCCGAGCGTGCCGAGCGCCTCAACCTGCACCCGATGGTGGGCAGCAGCACCGACCCCAACGGCACGGCGTTTACCGTCAGCGTGGACCACAAGACCAACTCCACCGGCATCAGCGCCTACGACCGCGCCGCCACGATTGCCGCGCTGCTCGATGACACGGCGCAACCCGCCGATTTCCGCCGTCCTGGGCACATTTTTCCGCTGGTGGCGCGGCCCGGTGGGGTGCTGCGCCGCGCCGGACACACCGAGGCCGGGTGCGACCTCGCCCGCCTCGCCGGGTTTGCGCCTGTGGGGGTCATCTGCGAAATCATGGGGGACGACGGCGAGATGAGCCGCCTGCCCGACCTGCTGGCCTTCGGGGAAAAGCACGGGTTGAAGGTGGGCAGCATCGAGGCCCTCATCGCCTACCGCATGGAGCACGACCCTTTCATGGAACAGGTGGCGCAGGCCCAGCTGCCCACCCGGTTCGGGGACTTCCGCATCGTGGGCTTTCAGGACACCCTCAGCGGGGCCGAGCACGTGGCGCTGGTGATGGGTGACGTGACCCCGGAGCCGCTGCTGGTGCGCGTGCATTCCGAGTGCCTGACCGGAGACGCCTTTCACTCGCTCAAGTGCGACTGCGGCCCGCAACTCGACGCGGCGATGGAAGCCATTGCCGCCGAGGGCCGGGGAGCCGTCATCTATCTGCGGCAGGAAGGCCGGGGCATCGGCCTGCTCAACAAAATCCGCGCCTACGCCTTGCAGGACGGCGGGGCCGACACCGTGGAAGCCAACGAACGCCTCGGCCTGCCCGTAGACGCCCGCGACTTCGGCATCGGGGCGCAGATGCTGCACCTGCTGGGCGCACAGAAACTCCGCATCCTGACCAACAATCCGCGCAAACTGCACAGCCTGTCGGGGTTCGGCCTCGAAGTCGTGGAGCGCGTGCCGCTGCATGTGGGCGAAGACCCGCACAACGCGGGGTATCTGAAGACCAAGCGGGAGAAACTGGGGCATCTGTAG
- a CDS encoding DUF4388 domain-containing protein gives MMSGDLSVFPLLPVLQMLLASGKGGQLTVDHPRGGELWFGHGELLHARSGVLSGEAALQLLASLDGGTFTFEPGLSPPERTLGLRQDAALHWLIGEADAWAPLIRTLPDWTRPLRFTARWTDQHPVNRHQYRALRLISPDRSLRMLVEQTGLPPRTAAELYAPLVGNGLLEFGDA, from the coding sequence ATGATGAGTGGTGACCTGAGCGTCTTTCCCCTGCTGCCGGTGCTGCAAATGCTGCTGGCGAGCGGCAAGGGAGGACAGCTCACGGTGGACCACCCCCGCGGCGGCGAGCTGTGGTTTGGGCACGGTGAACTGCTGCACGCCCGCAGCGGCGTCCTGAGTGGCGAGGCCGCGCTGCAACTGCTCGCCAGTCTCGACGGCGGCACCTTTACCTTCGAGCCGGGCCTGTCCCCGCCGGAACGCACCCTGGGCCTGCGGCAGGACGCCGCGCTGCACTGGCTGATTGGCGAGGCCGACGCCTGGGCACCGCTGATTCGCACCCTGCCCGACTGGACCCGCCCGCTGCGCTTCACGGCCCGCTGGACCGACCAGCACCCCGTCAACCGGCACCAGTACCGTGCGCTGCGCCTGATTTCCCCGGACCGCTCGCTGAGGATGCTGGTCGAGCAAACCGGCCTGCCCCCCCGCACCGCCGCCGAGCTGTACGCGCCCCTGGTGGGCAATGGCCTGCTGGAATTCGGCGACGCCTGA
- a CDS encoding CsgG/HfaB family protein, translating to MKNLLIASALLFSASALAQTAAPVAPATPAPETPAPVTPAPASAAPVSVSPALPKQVHIVVGDFQCGSYSCNGQVLADALTNALMQSGRFAVYERAQLKQGLNEGFIGGADAGTQLQGADVLVLGTVSAFGQNAGGGNACFMGVCMGAKTERITANLRIFDVKTSRIIGTAQVEGLSTGASGSLSIAGLQLGGSHSSGMDKAIAVMLNDAVQKLTATIPAPYYR from the coding sequence ATGAAAAACCTGCTGATCGCTTCCGCCCTGCTGTTTTCCGCCTCCGCCCTCGCCCAGACGGCTGCGCCCGTCGCCCCCGCCACTCCGGCCCCTGAGACTCCCGCGCCTGTGACCCCGGCCCCCGCTTCCGCCGCGCCCGTGTCCGTAAGCCCGGCGCTGCCCAAGCAGGTGCACATCGTGGTGGGTGACTTTCAGTGCGGGTCCTACAGCTGCAACGGTCAGGTGCTGGCCGACGCCCTGACCAACGCCCTGATGCAGTCGGGCCGCTTCGCCGTGTATGAGCGGGCACAGCTCAAGCAGGGCCTGAATGAAGGCTTTATCGGTGGTGCCGATGCCGGAACCCAGCTTCAGGGTGCCGACGTGCTGGTGCTGGGCACCGTTTCGGCCTTCGGGCAGAACGCTGGCGGCGGCAACGCCTGCTTTATGGGCGTCTGCATGGGCGCCAAGACCGAGCGCATCACCGCCAACCTCCGCATCTTCGATGTGAAGACCAGCCGCATCATCGGCACCGCGCAGGTCGAAGGTCTGAGCACCGGGGCTTCCGGCTCCCTCAGCATTGCCGGTCTGCAACTGGGCGGCAGTCACAGCAGCGGCATGGACAAGGCGATTGCCGTGATGCTGAACGACGCCGTGCAGAAGCTGACGGCCACCATTCCGGCCCCCTATTACCGCTGA
- a CDS encoding Glu/Leu/Phe/Val dehydrogenase family protein, whose amino-acid sequence MLILDEMQARGHESLKLLHHAPSGLRGVLAVHSRVLGPAIAGVRLREGDEELAVRGALALSESLTLKAALAGLNYGGGACVLLMPETGVEDPHAREALFRALGRQVQHMNTRVVLTEDIGVTPADIAFVAQETPATLGMNTDTSSVTGYGVYRGMKAAAKHALGAESLRGVRVAVLGVGAVGRTLAQHLSREGAKLTVADFRPDRARALAEELDHVTVVSVEELFDVPCDVLAPCGYGHSIPSAEVPRLQCRLIAGGEHHPLTRRGEEAVKEAGILYMPDFAINSAGLIAAATGVNMDQAGERVYQTVSRIMSVATQYGKPPHVVARKMAERRIDLIGSLVHV is encoded by the coding sequence ATGCTGATTCTGGATGAAATGCAGGCGCGCGGCCACGAGAGCCTGAAGCTGCTGCACCACGCGCCGAGCGGGCTGCGCGGCGTCCTGGCGGTGCACTCGCGGGTGCTGGGGCCAGCCATCGCGGGCGTGCGGCTGCGCGAGGGAGACGAGGAACTGGCGGTGCGCGGCGCCCTGGCCCTTTCCGAGAGCCTGACGCTCAAGGCCGCGCTCGCCGGGCTGAACTACGGCGGCGGTGCCTGCGTGCTGCTGATGCCCGAAACCGGGGTGGAAGACCCGCACGCCCGCGAGGCGCTGTTCCGGGCGCTGGGGCGGCAGGTGCAGCACATGAACACCCGCGTGGTGCTGACCGAGGACATCGGGGTCACGCCCGCCGACATCGCCTTTGTCGCGCAGGAAACGCCCGCCACGCTGGGCATGAACACCGATACCAGTTCGGTGACCGGTTACGGCGTCTACCGGGGCATGAAGGCGGCGGCCAAGCACGCGCTCGGTGCCGAGAGCCTGCGCGGGGTGCGGGTGGCGGTGCTGGGGGTCGGCGCGGTGGGGCGCACCCTGGCGCAGCACCTCAGCCGCGAGGGGGCCAAACTGACGGTGGCCGATTTCCGCCCCGACCGGGCGCGGGCGCTGGCGGAAGAACTCGACCACGTGACGGTGGTGTCGGTGGAGGAACTGTTCGACGTGCCCTGCGACGTGCTCGCGCCCTGCGGCTACGGGCACTCCATCCCGAGCGCCGAGGTGCCCCGGTTGCAGTGCCGCCTGATCGCGGGCGGCGAACACCACCCCCTGACCCGGCGCGGCGAGGAGGCGGTCAAGGAAGCCGGCATCCTGTACATGCCCGACTTCGCCATCAACTCGGCGGGGCTGATCGCGGCGGCCACCGGGGTCAACATGGACCAGGCCGGGGAGCGGGTCTATCAAACGGTCAGCCGCATCATGAGCGTCGCCACGCAGTACGGCAAGCCCCCGCACGTGGTCGCCCGCAAGATGGCCGAGCGCCGTATCGACCTGATCGGCAGTCTGGTGCACGTGTGA
- a CDS encoding riboflavin synthase has protein sequence MFTGIIEQIGRVTHAAEQNGNLTLRIAPAQMWPDLQLGESIACGGTCLTVTGWDDQSFSVDLSKETVSKTADHWQVGRELNLERAMTAQARFGGHIVSGHVDGVGELLEVREEPGAYTMRVRAPRHLARYLTPKGSVTVDGVSLTLVDVGGPAGSRSEWPAEEFTLWLVPHTLEVTTLKHWRAGTRVNLEADQVAKYVERLLALTGAEGGRQKAEGQVEGQA, from the coding sequence ATGTTTACCGGAATCATCGAACAAATTGGCCGCGTCACGCACGCCGCCGAACAAAATGGCAACCTCACCCTTCGCATCGCCCCCGCGCAGATGTGGCCCGACCTTCAACTGGGCGAGTCCATCGCCTGCGGCGGCACCTGCCTGACCGTGACCGGCTGGGACGACCAGAGCTTCAGCGTTGACCTCTCCAAAGAAACCGTCAGCAAAACCGCCGACCACTGGCAAGTCGGGCGCGAACTCAACCTCGAACGCGCCATGACCGCGCAGGCCCGTTTCGGCGGTCACATCGTCAGCGGGCATGTGGACGGGGTGGGCGAACTCCTGGAGGTGCGCGAGGAACCCGGTGCCTACACCATGCGCGTGCGGGCGCCGCGCCACCTCGCCCGATACCTGACGCCCAAAGGCAGCGTCACGGTGGACGGCGTGAGCCTCACACTCGTGGACGTGGGCGGCCCCGCCGGAAGCCGCAGTGAGTGGCCCGCCGAGGAGTTCACCCTCTGGCTGGTGCCGCACACGCTGGAAGTGACCACACTGAAGCACTGGCGGGCCGGTACGCGGGTCAATCTGGAGGCCGACCAGGTGGCGAAATATGTGGAGCGGCTGCTGGCGCTGACGGGTGCAGAAGGCGGAAGGCAAAAGGCAGAAGGCCAAGTAGAGGGGCAAGCATGA
- a CDS encoding YybH family protein, with amino-acid sequence MSLTDPRQWPEAYAAAVYAKDVEAFTALYAPDAHAFDTWGAAPLNGQAAFRDMAAEWFGSLGDERVVVTCRELHSAESADLATLHAFIEFQAVNTDGQPLRAVQERVTWVLARLSGGWVVTHQHTSAPLGFGTAGETAD; translated from the coding sequence ATGTCCCTGACCGACCCCCGCCAATGGCCTGAAGCCTACGCCGCTGCCGTCTATGCGAAGGACGTGGAAGCTTTCACGGCCCTGTACGCCCCGGACGCTCACGCCTTCGACACCTGGGGTGCCGCGCCCCTGAACGGTCAGGCAGCGTTCCGCGACATGGCAGCCGAGTGGTTCGGCTCGTTGGGCGACGAGCGGGTGGTCGTCACCTGCCGGGAGCTGCACAGCGCCGAAAGCGCCGATCTCGCCACGCTCCACGCTTTCATCGAGTTTCAGGCCGTGAACACGGACGGCCAGCCGCTGCGTGCCGTGCAGGAGCGCGTGACCTGGGTGCTCGCGCGGCTCTCTGGCGGCTGGGTGGTCACGCACCAGCACACGTCTGCCCCCCTCGGTTTCGGCACAGCAGGTGAAACGGCGGATTGA
- a CDS encoding NUDIX domain-containing protein, whose protein sequence is MITFYDTQKQARAAAKADGLREKVLCFVVRGGKLLVFDHIPDGGAGVQVVGGGVEQNELPEAAAIRELWEESGLSLSEPRYLCSYLWHGEPPEAFKSPVQIAHAYAFSAPADLPDIWQHHADGHLFSFRWADLQSPGLDWEMGAALPVLRQFYPSVSLADSPATQLCKSP, encoded by the coding sequence GTGATTACGTTCTACGACACTCAAAAGCAGGCGCGGGCCGCCGCGAAAGCCGATGGGCTGCGCGAAAAAGTGCTGTGCTTTGTCGTGCGCGGTGGTAAGTTGCTGGTTTTTGACCACATTCCAGATGGAGGTGCAGGGGTGCAGGTCGTCGGGGGCGGCGTAGAGCAGAATGAACTCCCCGAAGCTGCCGCCATCCGCGAGTTGTGGGAGGAATCGGGCCTGAGTCTGAGCGAGCCACGTTACCTCTGCTCCTACCTCTGGCACGGCGAACCGCCCGAAGCGTTCAAGTCCCCCGTACAAATCGCCCACGCTTACGCTTTTAGCGCCCCCGCCGACCTCCCCGACATCTGGCAGCACCACGCCGACGGGCATCTGTTTTCCTTCCGCTGGGCCGACCTGCAATCGCCTGGGCTGGACTGGGAGATGGGGGCGGCGTTGCCTGTGCTTCGGCAGTTTTACCCCTCAGTCAGCCTTGCTGACAGCCCTGCTACGCAGCTTTGCAAGTCCCCTTGA